Proteins from one methanogenic archaeon mixed culture ISO4-G1 genomic window:
- a CDS encoding iron ABC transporter ATP-binding protein, which yields MDFSYGDFPILHDINLDMDGPQLISIVGPNGVGKSTLVGCICGLLKLNRGSIEINGIQLEEYKSKELSRIIGYVPCTSKDSFPLSVTDTVLMGKGPYNGWRTTDADLKSVYKVLDLLGIRDLALRNFDELSAGQHQKVMLARGIIQETEILILDEPTANLDIKHQLEVTRILNKLVSERDMMIIMINHDLNIAARYSDNIIMLNNGTVHKIGKPADVITAEDLRTVYGVESEIVERGGRPYVILDDPDYSDIGAHQGTLSGQ from the coding sequence ATGGATTTCAGTTACGGGGATTTCCCCATCCTCCATGACATCAATCTGGACATGGACGGGCCCCAGCTGATATCCATCGTGGGACCGAACGGTGTCGGTAAGTCCACATTGGTCGGATGCATCTGCGGGTTGCTGAAGTTGAACAGGGGCAGCATAGAGATAAACGGCATCCAACTGGAGGAATACAAGAGCAAGGAGCTCTCCAGGATAATAGGATATGTCCCATGCACCTCCAAGGACTCGTTCCCGCTTTCCGTCACGGATACAGTCCTCATGGGAAAAGGCCCGTACAACGGATGGAGGACGACGGATGCTGATCTGAAATCGGTATACAAGGTCCTGGATCTTCTGGGGATCCGTGATCTGGCACTTCGTAATTTCGATGAGCTATCCGCCGGACAGCATCAGAAGGTCATGCTCGCGAGAGGAATCATACAGGAGACCGAGATCCTGATCCTCGACGAACCAACCGCTAATCTCGATATCAAGCACCAGCTCGAAGTCACGCGCATCCTGAACAAGCTCGTCTCAGAACGCGATATGATGATCATTATGATCAATCACGACCTCAACATAGCCGCCCGGTATTCGGACAACATCATAATGCTGAACAACGGAACGGTCCACAAGATAGGGAAGCCGGCGGATGTGATAACGGCCGAAGATCTTAGGACGGTATACGGGGTGGAATCGGAGATCGTGGAACGTGGGGGACGCCCGTACGTCATCCTGGACGATCCCGACTATTCGGATATTGGTGCGCACCAGGGGACCCTCAGCGGTCAGTGA
- a CDS encoding Sel1 domain-containing protein — protein sequence MADDFDQLTAKAKRGDAEAQCRLADIYYDVFDEHFDPKTAFKWYKKSAEKGFADAQYCLGRLYCWGDGTEQSTEEAVKWLQAAVKQGHTDAMCELADLYLFDPSVKKPKKSVIKLYEDAAKQENPYAQYFLGLMYLDGDYVEQSFETAAEWFKRSAEQENPYAQFDLAELYLTGSGVKKSNKNAFNWYLKAAESDHALAQYAVATMYLEGKGVKKSAKDALKWMKEAAEQGVRSAQYDLALLYHYGTGTKKNDKEAFKWMRTVADEFFDDMEELYTEESEEDQE from the coding sequence ATGGCAGACGATTTCGATCAGCTGACCGCGAAGGCCAAACGCGGCGATGCTGAAGCACAGTGCAGGCTCGCAGACATTTACTACGATGTTTTCGACGAGCATTTCGATCCCAAGACGGCATTCAAGTGGTACAAGAAATCGGCCGAGAAGGGCTTCGCCGATGCCCAGTACTGCCTCGGAAGGCTCTACTGCTGGGGTGACGGCACGGAGCAGTCCACCGAGGAGGCCGTCAAGTGGTTGCAGGCAGCGGTCAAGCAGGGCCACACCGACGCCATGTGCGAACTCGCGGACCTGTATCTCTTCGATCCCAGCGTGAAAAAGCCGAAGAAGTCGGTCATCAAGCTGTACGAGGATGCCGCTAAGCAGGAGAACCCCTATGCGCAGTACTTCCTCGGACTGATGTATCTGGACGGGGACTACGTGGAGCAGTCCTTCGAGACCGCGGCGGAGTGGTTCAAGAGGTCCGCGGAGCAGGAGAACCCCTATGCGCAGTTCGACCTGGCGGAGCTGTATCTCACCGGATCCGGAGTCAAGAAGTCCAACAAGAACGCATTCAACTGGTACCTCAAGGCGGCGGAGAGCGACCATGCGCTGGCACAGTATGCGGTGGCTACCATGTACCTTGAGGGCAAGGGCGTGAAGAAATCGGCGAAGGATGCGCTGAAGTGGATGAAGGAGGCCGCGGAGCAGGGCGTGAGGAGCGCACAGTACGACCTTGCGCTACTGTACCACTACGGCACCGGCACCAAGAAGAACGACAAGGAAGCGTTCAAATGGATGAGGACGGTCGCCGACGAGTTCTTCGACGATATGGAAGAACTCTATACGGAAGAGTCCGAAGAAGACCAGGAATGA
- a CDS encoding GMP synthase large subunit, with amino-acid sequence MLGAEDFIEETIEDTKQKITSKAIIACSGGVDSMVAAALVHRAIGDRLLAVYVDNGLMRKGETEEVEAMFKSMGFNYIIEDAADEFFTALKGVTDPERKRKIIGEKFIRVFERRAKEYGAEFLIQGTIAPDWIESGDGVRDTIKSHHNVGGLPKEMGMSLYEPLRDLYKDEVRDLARMLNVAASERQPFPGPALAVRCLDEVTPENIEVVREACFIVEDEIKKAVAAGKMDLPWQYFAVLLPSKSVGVQGDRRAYGRTIAIRAVASVDGMTATYSKIPLDVLDAMSQRITNTMKQSVNRVVYDITNKPPATIEWE; translated from the coding sequence ATGTTGGGTGCTGAGGATTTCATAGAGGAGACCATCGAGGACACCAAGCAGAAGATCACCAGCAAGGCGATCATCGCCTGCTCCGGCGGTGTCGATTCGATGGTGGCGGCAGCATTGGTCCACAGGGCCATCGGAGACAGGCTTCTGGCCGTTTACGTGGACAACGGGCTCATGAGGAAGGGCGAGACCGAGGAGGTCGAGGCCATGTTCAAGTCCATGGGCTTCAACTACATCATCGAGGACGCTGCAGATGAGTTCTTCACAGCCCTGAAGGGTGTCACCGACCCCGAGAGGAAGAGGAAGATCATCGGGGAGAAGTTCATCCGCGTCTTTGAGAGGAGGGCCAAGGAGTACGGGGCCGAGTTCCTGATCCAGGGAACGATCGCTCCTGATTGGATCGAATCCGGCGACGGTGTCCGCGACACCATCAAGTCGCACCACAACGTCGGAGGTCTCCCCAAGGAGATGGGCATGTCGCTGTACGAGCCCCTCAGGGACCTGTACAAGGACGAGGTCAGGGACCTGGCCAGGATGCTGAACGTCGCGGCCTCGGAGAGGCAGCCCTTCCCGGGACCCGCCCTTGCGGTGAGGTGCCTGGATGAGGTCACCCCGGAGAACATCGAGGTCGTCCGCGAGGCATGCTTCATCGTCGAGGACGAGATCAAGAAGGCGGTAGCCGCAGGCAAGATGGATCTGCCCTGGCAGTACTTCGCTGTCCTGCTGCCGTCGAAATCCGTCGGGGTCCAGGGGGACCGCAGGGCGTACGGGAGGACGATCGCCATCCGTGCCGTCGCATCGGTCGACGGGATGACCGCGACATACTCCAAGATCCCGTTGGACGTCCTGGATGCGATGTCACAGCGCATCACGAACACCATGAAGCAGTCCGTGAACCGCGTCGTGTACGACATCACCAACAAACCTCCCGCGACCATCGAGTGGGAGTGA
- a CDS encoding RNA-binding protein — MAADKICSSCGKRLIGHGNTFFKCPKCGEYEIGRCDQCRDQSVPYECKKCGFIGP; from the coding sequence ATGGCAGCTGACAAGATATGCTCTTCATGTGGAAAGAGGCTCATCGGTCACGGCAACACCTTCTTCAAGTGCCCCAAGTGTGGGGAGTACGAGATCGGAAGGTGCGACCAGTGCCGCGATCAGAGCGTTCCTTACGAGTGCAAGAAATGCGGATTCATCGGACCATGA
- a CDS encoding GMP synthase small subunit: protein MKVYVIDNGSQWTHREWRVLRYLKVDTKIVPNTTPFDEISDVDGLVLSGGAPNVATEGAAMGNNGEYLDKADFPILGVCAGMQFLCEHFGGKLGPGNVPEFGAVSLRVSDHDDLFKGLPDQFTVWASHNDEVKQVPEGFDVIASSDACPNEAVRCRDRPIWGVQFHPEVENTEHGVEIFQNFLRIIEERNY from the coding sequence ATGAAAGTCTACGTCATAGACAACGGGAGTCAGTGGACGCACCGCGAGTGGCGCGTCCTCAGATATCTCAAGGTGGACACCAAGATTGTTCCCAACACTACGCCCTTCGACGAGATCAGCGACGTCGACGGACTGGTCCTCTCAGGAGGGGCGCCCAACGTCGCCACCGAGGGGGCCGCCATGGGCAACAACGGGGAGTATCTCGACAAGGCCGATTTCCCCATTCTCGGAGTGTGCGCCGGCATGCAGTTCCTCTGCGAGCACTTCGGCGGGAAACTCGGTCCGGGCAATGTGCCAGAGTTCGGAGCGGTATCCCTCAGGGTGTCCGATCACGACGACCTTTTCAAGGGCCTCCCGGACCAGTTCACGGTGTGGGCATCCCACAACGATGAGGTCAAGCAGGTCCCGGAGGGCTTCGACGTCATCGCATCCTCGGACGCATGTCCGAACGAGGCCGTCCGCTGCAGGGACAGGCCCATCTGGGGAGTCCAGTTCCACCCAGAGGTGGAGAACACCGAGCACGGGGTGGAGATCTTCCAGAACTTCCTCAGGATAATCGAGGAGAGAAACTATTGA
- a CDS encoding cobaltochelatase CobN: MSHRIKIVHISVQNIDLDLIGKATDFYQKDHDVIFTFKHYFSSDIDEDPLKMAELNEDLKDADFLFIRYLYVPRRFKRLDRVERLVKESGINTFMHTPNPEISDIYRHYFHGSDDDYSIFNILLENHALENEIEIVKHLGNLLADQNDEIVLPEMPESHGIYHAGEFPDAETYLESLDRVKPTVGILFRSYIKENYTLEHMDDLISALEERGLQTIPVYFPGKSRRGKESFNSENVVRRYFMGGTESRIDVMIVMSPFSLVINASDEPGLTSDVDCNFLKRLTDVPVIQAMSVGPEFLNYKDMKAGLKAKDVVSFVAWPEIDGQIISVPVVYTKGEKGKEQTMVSIPERIDHLARLAFNWASLRKKKPKDRKIALLVYQKRFDNGRLGAASGIDSMESVARILARLKEEGYSVGDVPSSGREMLDRMLSGVTNDFSNNTDEFIREHAAGSLTNEQYLKRFNSLSDYNKDHIREFWGEPPGNVCTCGSDMMMPGVIMGNVLVGIQPPRSWESNAERLYHDPILPPQHQYVAYYQWIRDVFKADAVIHLGTHGSLEWLPGKNTALSPYCYPDLVLDSLPNIYPYIIDNPGEGIQAKRRSEAVLIGHAAPTMVRSELYDSLEELDSLVHMYLDLESTMPGTDHSELLEQIKAKLEGTTLMEQMPLDLEDPKNSIPELEDRLEEIKDTLIPIGLHIFGDVPDAEETKNIVESCLRVSGPQCESLRDCIAAAKGITGLDYDVEPIEELCHELISRIAETNYSEDRIEQTVLDVIGVQSPRINEILRYVCRTLVPNIRRTDDEMNSLITALDGRYVIPGPPGEVSRGNMEALPTGRNIYGIDPETLPTPVSWKNGVRMADTMLERYVEENGSYPHSIGFIIWATDTMKTGGDDVAYILWLMGVRPVWMGNGHIKCLEVVPLEELKRPRIDVSVRITGLFRDSFPNLIKMIGDAVSLIADLEESEEENYLAANLRSEIVDQMEQGIDAKRARELSMVRVFGGMSGSYGAGVNHAIENKDWKDVNDLSQMYVTWGGCGFTADGREIRMEKTFIKKFSTVDVAIKNMPDRQMDVFTGDDVYGYLGGLSALAKANAGRDLKLYVGDGADPNRPKVRTATEECGHVMRAKILNPRYIEGLKKHGFQGVTELARTAEYMKGWDAVSGSIEDWMFDDFADMVMKEENMEWMNDENPFSLMEILEHLNECIDRGLWNADDDMIERLKEAYLEVESRLEEVTDR; this comes from the coding sequence ATGTCACATCGGATAAAAATCGTCCACATCTCGGTTCAGAATATCGATTTGGATCTAATCGGGAAGGCAACGGACTTCTATCAGAAGGACCACGATGTGATCTTCACCTTCAAACACTACTTCAGTTCCGATATCGACGAGGATCCGCTCAAAATGGCGGAATTGAATGAGGATCTGAAGGATGCCGATTTCCTGTTCATCCGCTACCTGTACGTTCCCCGCAGGTTCAAGAGGCTGGATAGGGTTGAGCGTCTCGTAAAGGAATCCGGCATCAACACATTCATGCATACTCCGAATCCGGAGATCAGCGATATCTACAGGCACTATTTCCACGGATCTGATGATGATTACTCCATATTCAACATCCTCTTGGAGAATCATGCTCTGGAGAACGAGATCGAGATCGTGAAACATCTCGGCAATCTGCTGGCGGACCAGAACGATGAGATCGTTCTGCCCGAAATGCCGGAATCCCACGGCATATACCATGCCGGGGAATTCCCGGATGCAGAGACCTATCTGGAATCGTTGGATAGGGTGAAACCCACCGTAGGCATACTGTTCAGGTCGTACATCAAGGAGAACTATACGTTGGAGCATATGGACGACCTGATCTCCGCCTTGGAAGAACGGGGACTGCAGACCATCCCGGTCTATTTCCCAGGCAAGTCCAGACGCGGAAAGGAGTCATTCAACTCCGAGAACGTTGTACGCCGTTACTTCATGGGCGGGACCGAATCCAGGATCGATGTGATGATAGTGATGTCGCCGTTCTCTCTCGTCATCAACGCGTCGGACGAACCAGGGCTCACATCCGATGTCGATTGCAATTTCCTGAAGAGACTTACGGATGTGCCAGTCATACAGGCCATGAGCGTAGGCCCCGAATTCCTGAACTACAAGGACATGAAAGCGGGATTGAAGGCGAAGGATGTTGTCAGCTTCGTTGCCTGGCCGGAGATAGACGGCCAGATCATCTCCGTCCCGGTCGTCTATACCAAGGGCGAGAAGGGAAAAGAGCAGACGATGGTGAGCATCCCCGAGAGGATAGACCACCTAGCAAGGCTGGCGTTCAACTGGGCATCGCTGAGGAAAAAGAAACCAAAGGACAGGAAGATTGCCCTGCTGGTATACCAGAAGAGATTCGACAACGGACGCCTGGGAGCGGCATCCGGTATCGATTCGATGGAGAGTGTGGCCCGCATACTGGCCCGCCTGAAGGAAGAAGGTTATTCGGTAGGGGATGTGCCCTCATCCGGCCGCGAGATGCTTGATAGGATGCTCTCAGGCGTGACCAACGATTTCTCCAACAACACGGACGAGTTCATACGCGAACACGCGGCAGGTAGCCTTACCAACGAACAGTATCTGAAACGTTTCAATTCGTTGTCCGATTACAACAAGGATCACATACGGGAATTCTGGGGCGAACCTCCCGGAAACGTCTGTACCTGCGGGAGCGATATGATGATGCCGGGCGTGATTATGGGCAATGTGCTCGTAGGTATCCAGCCACCGCGTTCCTGGGAGAGCAATGCGGAGAGGCTGTATCACGACCCCATTCTTCCGCCCCAGCACCAGTATGTCGCCTATTATCAGTGGATAAGGGACGTATTCAAAGCGGATGCCGTGATCCATCTGGGAACGCATGGATCTCTGGAGTGGCTGCCGGGAAAGAACACCGCCCTGTCCCCGTACTGCTATCCAGACCTTGTTCTGGATTCCCTTCCGAACATCTACCCGTACATCATCGACAACCCCGGTGAGGGCATCCAAGCGAAAAGAAGGTCCGAGGCCGTGCTGATAGGTCATGCGGCACCAACGATGGTCCGTTCCGAACTGTACGATTCGCTGGAGGAGTTGGATTCCTTGGTACACATGTATCTGGACCTAGAATCTACGATGCCGGGGACGGATCACTCCGAACTGCTCGAGCAGATAAAAGCCAAACTCGAAGGCACTACCCTGATGGAACAGATGCCGTTGGACCTCGAGGATCCGAAGAACTCCATCCCTGAACTGGAGGACCGTCTGGAGGAGATCAAGGACACCCTCATTCCGATAGGACTGCACATCTTCGGAGATGTGCCAGATGCCGAAGAGACAAAGAACATCGTTGAATCGTGCTTACGTGTCTCCGGACCTCAATGCGAATCACTGAGGGATTGCATCGCCGCGGCGAAGGGGATCACGGGCCTCGACTACGATGTCGAACCGATAGAGGAACTTTGCCACGAATTGATATCCAGGATTGCAGAGACGAACTATTCGGAGGATAGGATCGAACAGACGGTCCTGGATGTCATAGGCGTTCAGAGCCCGAGGATCAACGAGATCCTGAGATACGTGTGCAGGACCCTCGTCCCAAACATACGCCGTACCGATGACGAGATGAACAGCCTGATTACGGCACTGGACGGAAGGTATGTGATCCCGGGGCCGCCGGGCGAGGTATCCAGAGGCAATATGGAGGCCCTCCCGACCGGCAGGAACATCTACGGCATTGATCCTGAGACGCTCCCCACCCCGGTCAGCTGGAAGAACGGCGTCCGTATGGCCGACACCATGCTGGAACGCTACGTCGAGGAGAACGGGAGCTATCCGCACAGCATCGGCTTCATCATCTGGGCCACCGATACCATGAAGACGGGAGGCGATGACGTCGCGTACATCCTCTGGCTGATGGGTGTCAGGCCTGTCTGGATGGGCAACGGCCACATAAAATGCCTGGAAGTCGTGCCCCTGGAAGAACTGAAAAGGCCCCGTATCGATGTATCCGTCCGTATAACCGGTCTCTTCAGGGATTCGTTCCCCAATCTGATCAAGATGATCGGGGACGCGGTTTCCTTGATAGCGGACCTGGAGGAGAGCGAAGAAGAGAACTATCTGGCCGCAAACCTTCGCTCCGAGATCGTAGATCAGATGGAACAGGGGATCGACGCCAAGAGGGCAAGGGAACTCTCCATGGTCAGAGTCTTCGGCGGCATGAGCGGTTCCTACGGCGCAGGGGTCAACCACGCAATCGAGAACAAGGATTGGAAGGACGTCAACGATCTCTCGCAGATGTATGTGACATGGGGAGGATGCGGTTTCACCGCCGACGGCAGGGAGATCAGGATGGAGAAGACGTTCATAAAGAAGTTCTCGACGGTGGACGTCGCCATCAAGAACATGCCGGACAGACAGATGGATGTCTTCACCGGCGATGATGTGTACGGATATCTGGGAGGATTGTCCGCCCTGGCCAAAGCGAACGCCGGCCGCGATCTCAAACTGTATGTCGGCGACGGCGCGGACCCCAACCGTCCGAAGGTCAGAACGGCGACCGAGGAATGCGGCCATGTGATGAGGGCGAAGATACTCAATCCGCGCTACATCGAAGGGTTGAAGAAGCACGGGTTCCAAGGCGTCACCGAACTGGCCCGCACGGCCGAGTACATGAAAGGATGGGACGCCGTATCTGGCTCTATCGAGGATTGGATGTTCGACGACTTTGCCGACATGGTCATGAAGGAAGAGAACATGGAATGGATGAACGACGAGAACCCGTTCTCGCTGATGGAGATACTGGAACATCTCAACGAATGCATCGACCGTGGCCTATGGAACGCGGACGATGATATGATCGAGAGACTGAAAGAAGCGTATCTGGAAGTGGAATCGCGCCTGGAAGAGGTCACTGACCGCTGA
- a CDS encoding translation elongation factor aEF-1 beta subunit produces MGQIVAGYDLMPEGTDVDLNAIIDKLPTIVPAGIQITETEIKPVAFGLMKITAGFVVGDEDPEIGSKLEEALRSIPGIAEIECVASTVL; encoded by the coding sequence ATGGGACAGATTGTTGCAGGATACGACCTCATGCCCGAGGGAACAGACGTGGATCTCAACGCTATCATCGATAAGCTCCCCACGATCGTCCCCGCCGGAATCCAGATCACCGAGACAGAGATCAAGCCCGTCGCGTTCGGTCTCATGAAGATCACCGCAGGTTTCGTCGTCGGAGACGAGGACCCGGAGATCGGAAGCAAGCTCGAGGAAGCCCTCCGCTCCATTCCCGGAATCGCGGAGATCGAGTGCGTAGCCTCCACGGTTCTCTGA
- a CDS encoding iron ABC transporter permease protein, translating into MSDEYSISEKSFVSDYRKQILRKMIFLVACLLMLIVVIGYTCTITKGLTAWESYEYIFRHIIGYQYEPRSAEWWTDLFIWESIMPRIVIAIVAGASLAIAGAMMQSIVSNPLADPYTTGISAGASFGAVAAIIAGLTFTSVAGEFGIITNAFLGALVPAFGVVIITRFIRSSPTTMILIGIAFSYIFNALTTLLMITADEDNLQNAFLWQIGSLNGLEWSDLPVMLLVCVVGSVFILASAGKLNLMMIGEDNAKCLGLNVAQFRTVCLLLLALMTASIISFTGIIGFVGLIVPHIVRVLIGSNNRFVLIGSMILGSLVLLSADLASRLLSTQGEIPVGVIMSFLGGPIFLLLILMSKKGYGEVY; encoded by the coding sequence ATGAGCGACGAGTATTCTATTTCAGAGAAATCGTTCGTTTCAGATTATCGTAAACAAATTCTCAGAAAGATGATTTTCCTGGTGGCGTGCCTTCTGATGCTCATCGTCGTCATCGGATACACGTGCACGATAACCAAGGGGCTGACCGCCTGGGAATCGTACGAGTACATATTCCGCCATATCATCGGATACCAGTACGAACCTCGCAGTGCCGAATGGTGGACCGATCTTTTCATCTGGGAATCCATCATGCCGCGCATAGTTATAGCGATAGTGGCTGGAGCTTCCCTTGCGATCGCCGGAGCGATGATGCAAAGTATCGTCTCCAACCCGCTGGCCGACCCGTACACCACCGGGATATCAGCGGGGGCCAGTTTCGGTGCCGTTGCCGCGATCATCGCAGGCCTGACATTCACATCGGTCGCAGGTGAATTCGGCATAATCACAAACGCCTTCCTGGGGGCACTGGTGCCGGCATTCGGGGTCGTGATAATAACAAGGTTCATCCGTTCGTCCCCGACCACGATGATCCTCATCGGAATCGCATTCTCATACATCTTCAACGCTCTGACCACACTGCTCATGATCACGGCGGATGAGGACAACCTTCAGAACGCGTTCCTCTGGCAGATAGGTTCCCTGAACGGTCTGGAATGGAGTGATCTGCCGGTCATGCTGCTCGTTTGTGTTGTCGGATCGGTGTTCATACTGGCCTCGGCCGGTAAGCTTAACCTGATGATGATCGGGGAGGACAACGCGAAGTGCCTCGGACTGAACGTTGCACAGTTCAGGACGGTCTGCCTATTGCTGCTGGCCCTGATGACTGCATCCATCATATCGTTCACGGGGATAATCGGATTCGTGGGACTTATTGTTCCCCACATAGTGAGGGTTCTCATAGGATCGAACAACCGTTTCGTCCTCATAGGCTCCATGATCCTGGGGTCTCTCGTACTCCTCTCGGCGGACCTAGCCTCCAGACTGCTGTCCACACAGGGGGAGATACCGGTCGGTGTCATCATGTCCTTCCTGGGCGGACCCATATTCCTGCTTCTGATACTGATGAGCAAAAAGGGATACGGTGAGGTCTATTGA
- a CDS encoding iron ABC transporter permease protein → MTEDGFVSDYRKVNRRKVLFTFLFLGIAAVTFVVSIGIGQYNISFLEAFKLMIDHIMGNAVPGMDDNIVWNYRLPRLIMAFFVGMGLAVSGAAMQSILRNPLAEPYTLGVSSGASFGATLAIVGGVALIPIADHQTTVIINAFILSLVPLAIILGVSRFRKVTPTSMILIGIAVMFVFSSSSTLMMVLADPKELAEIYAWNVGTLGRSNWSCLPVVVPVTLIATTILIISSKKINTLSAGDAFSKTVGLKPQGFRLLCFLVVALCTCSIVCFTGTIGFIGLVAPHITRIVIGSNNQYLLPASAIFGGALLMVLDVVSKIVSWNGLPVGVICALVGGPLFIMVLMKQKKSSW, encoded by the coding sequence TTGACTGAGGACGGCTTCGTATCCGATTACCGCAAGGTCAACCGCAGAAAGGTACTGTTCACGTTCCTGTTCCTCGGGATCGCCGCGGTCACGTTTGTCGTATCGATAGGGATAGGGCAATACAACATCTCGTTCCTCGAGGCGTTCAAACTGATGATAGACCACATCATGGGCAATGCTGTCCCAGGGATGGATGACAACATCGTGTGGAACTACCGTCTGCCCCGTCTCATTATGGCATTCTTCGTGGGCATGGGGTTGGCCGTATCCGGTGCTGCCATGCAGAGCATACTGAGGAATCCGCTGGCCGAACCGTACACCCTGGGAGTCTCATCGGGCGCATCGTTCGGAGCGACACTTGCGATCGTGGGAGGCGTTGCCCTCATCCCCATCGCAGATCACCAGACCACTGTCATCATAAACGCATTCATCCTCTCGCTGGTGCCCCTTGCCATTATCCTTGGGGTCTCGAGATTCAGAAAAGTGACTCCGACATCCATGATACTGATTGGTATAGCGGTCATGTTCGTGTTCAGCTCATCGTCGACGCTGATGATGGTGCTGGCGGATCCGAAGGAACTGGCAGAGATCTATGCCTGGAACGTTGGTACGCTTGGAAGATCCAACTGGAGTTGCCTGCCGGTCGTCGTGCCGGTGACCTTGATCGCGACGACGATACTGATAATCTCGTCGAAGAAGATCAACACCCTGTCAGCGGGGGACGCTTTCAGCAAGACCGTCGGACTGAAGCCACAGGGCTTCAGGCTCCTGTGCTTCCTGGTCGTTGCTCTCTGCACATGTTCCATAGTATGCTTCACAGGTACGATCGGATTCATCGGGCTGGTGGCGCCCCACATAACTAGGATCGTCATAGGCTCCAACAACCAGTACCTGCTCCCGGCATCCGCCATCTTCGGAGGCGCATTGCTGATGGTGCTGGATGTGGTCTCGAAAATCGTCAGCTGGAACGGTCTGCCCGTGGGTGTCATCTGTGCATTGGTCGGAGGACCGCTGTTCATCATGGTCCTGATGAAGCAGAAGAAATCCAGCTGGTGA
- a CDS encoding phosphoribosylaminoimidazole carboxylase catalytic subunit PurE has protein sequence MSKVSIIMGSKSDLPVAEKAINILKKFGVPFDIDVASAHRTPRRVEELVTKSDADVFIAIAGLSAALPGVIASFTTKPVIGVPVSGAINYDALLSIVQMPPGIPVAAVGMDRGDNAAVLAIEMMSISDASLKTKLADYRKEQADKVLADSQKVKEDVGC, from the coding sequence ATGTCCAAAGTCTCCATCATAATGGGAAGCAAGAGCGACCTCCCGGTCGCGGAGAAGGCCATCAACATCCTGAAGAAATTCGGTGTGCCGTTCGATATCGATGTGGCATCCGCCCACAGGACCCCCCGCAGGGTCGAGGAGCTCGTCACCAAGAGCGACGCGGACGTCTTCATAGCGATCGCCGGACTCTCGGCCGCGCTTCCCGGAGTAATCGCATCGTTTACCACCAAGCCCGTTATCGGTGTGCCGGTCAGCGGAGCGATCAACTACGATGCTTTGTTGTCAATAGTCCAGATGCCTCCTGGAATCCCGGTGGCGGCCGTCGGTATGGACCGCGGTGACAACGCGGCGGTCCTCGCGATAGAGATGATGTCGATCTCGGACGCATCGCTCAAGACAAAGCTCGCCGACTACAGGAAGGAACAGGCCGATAAGGTCCTGGCCGACTCCCAGAAGGTCAAGGAAGATGTTGGGTGCTGA